A stretch of Fundicoccus culcitae DNA encodes these proteins:
- the scpB gene encoding SMC-Scp complex subunit ScpB: MNLKMQIHGLIFVAGEEGVSREELAQVLNADLESISNGLQQLKLDLQENLDSPIELVNYNQRYRLVTKKELESTLINFARSPFTTQLSRSAVETLAIIAYRQPITRMGVDQIRGVNSAAMIQRLLGRDLIKEVGRVEAPGRPILYAVTDYFMDYFGLNSLEDLPEIQALPLNSEESYSDLFNIKEWEVDFFDDEASTDEE; the protein is encoded by the coding sequence ATGAACCTAAAAATGCAAATTCATGGATTAATTTTTGTGGCAGGTGAAGAAGGGGTTAGTCGTGAAGAATTGGCACAAGTTTTAAATGCTGACCTTGAGTCTATATCAAATGGACTGCAGCAATTAAAGCTTGATTTACAAGAGAATTTAGACAGTCCGATTGAATTGGTCAATTACAATCAACGTTATCGTTTAGTAACAAAAAAAGAATTGGAATCAACTCTAATTAATTTTGCGCGTTCGCCTTTTACCACCCAATTATCACGTTCAGCGGTTGAAACTTTAGCGATTATTGCGTATAGACAACCGATTACGCGAATGGGAGTCGATCAAATTAGGGGCGTCAACTCGGCAGCTATGATCCAACGCTTACTAGGTCGCGATTTAATTAAAGAAGTTGGTCGAGTGGAAGCGCCAGGCCGACCGATACTCTACGCGGTGACCGATTATTTTATGGATTATTTTGGCTTAAATTCTTTAGAAGACTTACCGGAAATTCAAGCTTTACCATTGAATAGTGAAGAATCATATAGTGATTTATTTAATATTAAAGAATGGGAAGTGGATTTTTTTGACGATGAAGCTTCAACTGATGAAGAATAG
- a CDS encoding pseudouridine synthase, with the protein MERLQKVLAHAGVASRRKSEDLILAGRVSVNGIKITELGTKVNANDLIEVDGVPIYKEEPKYILLYKPKNVISAVSDDKGREVVTDYIHLVNERIYPIGRLDYDTTGLLLLTNDGEFANLLMHPKYQIDKVYVAKVEGIPTMESIKKLTQGVVIDGKQTTPARVSILQQNKNQNTSVIELTIHEGWNHQVKKMFEAIGHPVTKLKREKFGFLDLGKMNPGDWRELTAFEVNKLTQMAKNV; encoded by the coding sequence TTGGAAAGATTACAAAAAGTATTAGCCCATGCCGGCGTGGCTAGTCGTCGCAAGTCAGAAGATCTCATTTTAGCAGGTCGTGTCTCGGTTAATGGGATTAAAATAACGGAATTAGGGACCAAAGTGAATGCTAATGATTTAATTGAAGTTGATGGTGTCCCTATTTATAAAGAAGAACCGAAGTATATTTTGCTCTATAAACCTAAAAATGTTATTAGCGCCGTTTCAGATGATAAGGGTAGGGAAGTGGTGACGGATTATATTCATTTAGTTAATGAAAGAATCTACCCTATCGGTCGTTTAGATTATGATACAACGGGATTGTTGTTACTTACGAATGATGGTGAGTTTGCCAATTTGTTAATGCATCCAAAATATCAAATTGATAAGGTTTATGTAGCTAAAGTCGAAGGGATTCCTACGATGGAAAGCATCAAAAAACTGACACAAGGGGTAGTGATTGATGGCAAGCAAACGACTCCTGCACGGGTGTCTATCTTGCAACAAAATAAGAACCAAAATACCAGTGTTATTGAGTTAACGATTCATGAAGGCTGGAATCATCAAGTGAAAAAAATGTTTGAAGCGATTGGACACCCTGTGACTAAGTTAAAACGTGAAAAATTTGGTTTTCTTGATTTAGGTAAAATGAATCCAGGAGATTGGCGTGAATTAACAGCTTTTGAAGTTAATAAGCTAACACAAATGGCCAAGAATGTTTAA
- a CDS encoding ferredoxin, translating to MKFFVKTEKCIACGRCYLNYPDIFDSTDEGIAFVKETANEKDHTASRNVVYECPTRAIQMVEPDAQV from the coding sequence GTGAAATTTTTTGTTAAAACGGAAAAATGTATCGCATGTGGTCGTTGCTACTTAAATTATCCCGATATATTTGACTCTACTGACGAAGGGATTGCATTTGTAAAAGAAACCGCCAATGAAAAAGACCACACTGCTAGTCGCAATGTAGTCTATGAATGTCCTACGCGTGCGATTCAGATGGTTGAACCGGACGCTCAAGTCTAA
- a CDS encoding segregation and condensation protein A yields MSQEALKLELKAFQGPFDLLLHLIKQLKVDINDIPMHEITTQYMEYLHSMQELELDIAGDYLVMAATLLEIKSRLLLPIEPNEDLEDNYDQQDPRQLLVQQLLLYQQFQTVADELEEKQNQRSKLYTRPRTDLTEYQTFIPLKENELDVSDLQQAMMQVLVNAYERQPKLKEIKHDPITVEEKINDIKGVLEQLDWDDEIELTDLVNSSSKQEYIATFLAMLELVRKQQIVFFQPHALDAIKIKRNQALKDVDL; encoded by the coding sequence ATGAGTCAAGAGGCATTAAAATTAGAGTTAAAAGCTTTTCAAGGACCTTTTGATTTATTATTACATCTTATTAAGCAATTAAAAGTTGATATTAATGATATACCTATGCATGAAATCACAACGCAATACATGGAATACCTTCATTCAATGCAGGAACTAGAGTTGGATATTGCAGGGGATTATTTAGTCATGGCGGCGACTTTATTAGAAATAAAGAGTCGCCTCTTATTGCCTATTGAACCCAACGAAGACTTAGAAGATAATTACGATCAACAAGATCCACGGCAACTACTGGTTCAACAACTATTATTGTACCAACAATTTCAAACGGTTGCGGATGAGTTGGAAGAAAAGCAAAATCAACGGTCTAAACTATATACACGACCAAGGACAGATTTAACCGAATATCAAACCTTTATTCCATTAAAAGAGAATGAATTGGATGTCAGTGATCTGCAGCAGGCAATGATGCAAGTTTTAGTTAATGCTTATGAACGTCAACCAAAATTAAAAGAAATTAAACATGATCCGATTACGGTTGAAGAAAAAATTAATGATATAAAGGGTGTTCTAGAGCAATTAGATTGGGATGATGAAATTGAATTGACCGATTTAGTAAACTCTTCGAGCAAGCAGGAATATATTGCTACTTTTTTGGCCATGTTAGAACTTGTTCGTAAACAGCAGATTGTTTTTTTTCAACCTCATGCCTTAGATGCTATTAAAATTAAACGGAATCAAGCACTTAAGGATGTGGATTTATGA
- the xerD gene encoding site-specific tyrosine recombinase XerD, whose protein sequence is MATNNFLDSYFIDFKNYLIIDQGKAENTVTSYLRDLNKFQQYLQQQAITSLNDIDQSTIQLYLAKLKADNYAASSTSRMISVLKQFFLFLLKEGVISKNPMYMIQSPKKAQHLPKALSMKQVEAIIEAPDIKTAWGLRDRAIFELMYASGLRVSELTHLSLDELHLDLGFIQTLGKGNKERIVPIGDEAAYWIEKYLEEVRPSFSKKSSKTTNALFLTERGAMFTRQGIWKNLNKYVQQAGITQSVSPHMLRHSFATHLLENGADLRMVQELLGHSNISTTQIYTHISKQRLQEVYRKAFPRA, encoded by the coding sequence GTGGCAACAAATAATTTTCTTGATAGTTATTTTATCGACTTTAAAAACTATCTAATTATCGATCAAGGCAAAGCTGAAAATACGGTAACTAGTTATTTGCGTGATTTAAATAAATTTCAACAGTATCTTCAACAGCAAGCCATAACATCGCTTAATGACATCGACCAATCGACCATTCAACTTTATTTAGCTAAATTAAAGGCTGATAATTATGCGGCTAGTTCAACGAGTCGAATGATTTCGGTTTTAAAGCAATTTTTCTTATTTCTGCTTAAAGAAGGTGTTATTTCAAAGAATCCGATGTATATGATTCAATCGCCCAAAAAAGCCCAGCATTTACCTAAAGCTTTATCGATGAAACAAGTGGAAGCAATCATTGAGGCGCCTGATATAAAAACGGCATGGGGTTTGCGTGATCGTGCCATTTTCGAATTAATGTATGCTTCGGGCTTACGTGTGAGTGAGTTAACGCATTTGTCTTTAGATGAATTGCATTTAGACTTAGGTTTTATCCAAACACTTGGTAAAGGTAATAAAGAACGTATTGTACCCATTGGGGATGAAGCTGCTTATTGGATTGAGAAATACTTAGAAGAAGTGCGACCCAGTTTTAGTAAAAAAAGTAGCAAAACAACTAATGCTTTATTTTTAACTGAACGAGGTGCGATGTTTACCCGTCAAGGGATTTGGAAAAATTTAAATAAATATGTCCAACAAGCTGGAATTACACAATCTGTTTCACCGCATATGTTGCGTCATTCATTTGCGACCCATTTATTGGAAAATGGTGCCGATTTGCGGATGGTTCAAGAACTTTTAGGGCATTCGAATATTTCAACAACCCAGATTTATACACATATTTCGAAACAGCGACTACAAGAAGTTTATCGTAAAGCTTTTCCTAGAGCATAA
- the pyk gene encoding pyruvate kinase, giving the protein MKKTKIVCTLGPATDSKEMMVKLIDAGMNVARFNFSHGDHEEHLNRFNNLKAAREEAGRPYTAIMLDTKGPEIRTHDMENNLVELVRGNEVRISMKQVLGTSEKFSVSYSELINDVEPGSHILLDDGLIDLLVTGIDHENNEIITTVENSGIIKSKKGVNVPNVSINLPGITEKDEADIRFGVRNGIDYIAASFIRRASDVMEIRRLLEEEGKPKVKIISKIENQEGVDNLDEILDVSDGIMVARGDLGVEIPTHEVPIIQKVMIKKCNEAGKPVITATQMLDSMQRNPRPTRAEAGDVANAIFDGTDAVMLSGETAAGDFPIEAVTTMADICTRTEEALIGQDAMTLKRYDQSDMTEAIGQAVGHTAKNLNIKTIVAATSSGHTALMISKYRPNATIVAATFSEEVARSLALAWGVEAFVIGRPTSTDEMLDLAADLATKEEFAKEGDLIIITAGVPVGEAGTTNIMKIQIIGTQLAKGEGVGNAHFIGKAVVAADAETANKNAVIGSILVTKSTNKDYAPALEKVGAIITEEGGITSHAAIIGLERGIPVIVSTKDAMQNIQNNELITVDARRGVIFRGATISI; this is encoded by the coding sequence ATGAAGAAAACAAAAATTGTATGTACCTTAGGACCTGCTACAGATTCAAAAGAGATGATGGTAAAACTAATTGATGCGGGAATGAACGTTGCTCGTTTCAATTTCTCTCATGGTGATCATGAAGAACATTTAAATCGTTTCAATAATTTAAAAGCTGCAAGAGAAGAAGCTGGGCGTCCTTACACAGCAATTATGTTAGACACCAAAGGACCTGAAATCCGTACACATGATATGGAAAATAACTTAGTTGAATTAGTTCGTGGTAATGAAGTCCGTATTTCGATGAAACAAGTTTTAGGTACATCGGAAAAATTCTCTGTTTCTTATTCTGAATTAATTAATGATGTTGAACCAGGTAGCCATATTTTGTTAGATGATGGTTTAATTGATTTACTTGTTACTGGAATCGATCATGAAAATAATGAAATTATTACAACCGTAGAAAATAGTGGAATTATTAAATCTAAAAAAGGTGTTAACGTTCCAAATGTATCGATTAACTTGCCTGGAATTACGGAAAAAGACGAAGCTGATATTCGTTTTGGTGTTCGCAATGGAATTGATTATATAGCAGCCAGCTTTATCCGTCGGGCTTCAGATGTCATGGAAATCCGTCGACTATTGGAAGAAGAAGGTAAACCTAAAGTTAAAATTATTTCTAAAATTGAAAACCAAGAAGGGGTTGACAATTTAGATGAAATTTTAGACGTTTCTGATGGTATTATGGTAGCCCGTGGTGACTTAGGGGTAGAAATTCCTACGCATGAAGTACCTATTATTCAAAAAGTTATGATTAAAAAATGTAATGAAGCAGGCAAACCTGTTATTACTGCAACGCAAATGTTAGACTCTATGCAAAGAAACCCACGCCCAACGCGTGCTGAAGCAGGTGACGTTGCTAACGCTATCTTCGATGGTACAGATGCCGTTATGTTATCTGGTGAAACTGCCGCTGGGGATTTCCCAATTGAAGCTGTTACAACAATGGCTGACATTTGTACACGAACGGAAGAAGCATTAATAGGTCAAGACGCTATGACCTTAAAACGTTATGATCAATCCGATATGACGGAAGCCATTGGTCAAGCGGTTGGACACACGGCTAAAAACTTAAATATTAAAACAATTGTAGCAGCAACATCATCAGGTCATACCGCTTTGATGATTTCCAAATATCGTCCGAATGCGACCATTGTTGCAGCAACCTTTAGTGAAGAGGTTGCACGTTCGTTAGCTTTAGCTTGGGGTGTTGAAGCCTTTGTTATTGGTCGCCCAACTTCAACAGATGAGATGCTCGATTTAGCTGCTGATTTAGCAACTAAAGAAGAGTTTGCTAAAGAAGGAGACTTAATCATTATTACAGCAGGTGTGCCTGTGGGTGAAGCTGGTACAACTAACATTATGAAAATCCAAATTATTGGCACCCAACTTGCTAAAGGTGAAGGGGTAGGTAATGCCCACTTTATCGGTAAAGCCGTTGTTGCAGCCGATGCAGAAACAGCTAACAAAAATGCTGTTATTGGTTCAATTTTAGTTACTAAATCAACCAACAAAGATTATGCTCCAGCTTTAGAAAAAGTAGGTGCTATTATTACTGAAGAAGGTGGCATTACCTCACATGCTGCTATCATTGGTTTAGAACGTGGTATTCCTGTTATTGTAAGCACTAAAGATGCTATGCAAAACATCCAAAATAATGAATTAATTACTGTGGATGCTCGTCGAGGTGTTATTTTCCGCGGAGCGACAATCAGTATTTAA
- a CDS encoding S1-like domain-containing RNA-binding protein: MNKWGQIVEAIITDENDKSYFAQVQGETFAVDKKHLDGETYQLGETIEGLIYEDMNRHKVLQSQLPDIRPGYFGWGTVTQVRKDLGVFVDVGLMEKDVVVSLDDLPENKDIWPRKGDRLYLTWEVDAKNRLWGKLATDEQLATLYKAAKPNTKNQTIDATILRVKMEGSTGISIEGYRVFIHQNEQVEPLRMGQVVRGRVIDVHHEGSMNLSLKPRAHEMIDDDAQMLLVLLKRQPNHFLPYHDRSDSTVIQSKLGISKSQFKRAVGQLMKKGLIKHEKGEGIWLLSEGDKGGNK, translated from the coding sequence ATGAATAAATGGGGACAAATTGTTGAAGCGATTATTACCGACGAAAATGACAAAAGTTACTTTGCTCAGGTTCAAGGTGAAACCTTTGCGGTTGATAAAAAGCATTTAGACGGCGAAACCTATCAATTGGGGGAAACCATTGAAGGTTTAATTTATGAAGATATGAATCGCCATAAGGTTTTACAAAGTCAATTACCTGATATTCGACCTGGCTATTTTGGCTGGGGAACCGTCACACAAGTGCGTAAAGATTTAGGTGTTTTTGTTGACGTGGGACTAATGGAAAAAGATGTGGTTGTATCATTGGATGATCTGCCCGAAAACAAAGATATTTGGCCACGTAAAGGTGATCGACTGTATTTAACTTGGGAAGTGGATGCTAAGAACCGACTATGGGGGAAACTAGCAACAGATGAACAATTAGCGACTTTATATAAGGCTGCCAAACCGAATACAAAAAATCAAACGATTGATGCAACCATTTTAAGAGTCAAAATGGAAGGTTCTACCGGTATTTCCATCGAAGGTTATCGCGTGTTTATTCATCAAAATGAACAAGTGGAACCCTTAAGAATGGGGCAAGTTGTCCGTGGACGTGTGATTGATGTTCATCATGAGGGTAGTATGAATCTTTCTTTAAAACCACGAGCACATGAAATGATTGATGATGATGCCCAAATGTTGCTGGTGTTATTAAAGCGACAACCTAATCATTTTTTGCCTTACCATGATCGTTCAGATTCTACCGTGATTCAATCTAAATTAGGCATTAGTAAAAGCCAATTTAAACGCGCAGTGGGTCAATTAATGAAAAAAGGCTTAATCAAACATGAAAAAGGCGAAGGTATTTGGTTATTGTCAGAAGGTGACAAGGGTGGCAACAAATAA
- the deoB gene encoding phosphopentomutase, whose amino-acid sequence MEFNRIHLVVLDSVGIGEAPDAAAFNDLGAHTLGNIAKTAGLSLPNMVKMGLANIEMIEGLDPVEATTGYWTKLEEVSAGKDTMTGHWEIMGLNIQTPFRVFPNGFPAELIERIETHTGRKVVGNKPASGTEILVELGQHQMETGDLIVYTSADSVLQIAAHEEIIPLEELYAICEFCREITLEDPYMIGRIIARPYVGEAGNFTRTSNRHDYALSPFSETTLDFLKEANYDVIAVGKIDDIFNSQGITQAVRTKSNMDGVDQLIKVMDQPFKGISFTNLVDFDALYGHRRNPQGYAQALEEFDQRLPEIISHMQDDDLLILTADHGNDPTYAGTDHTREYVPILVYGPKLTEPKELNARYFSDIAATISENFKVRQTENGHSFLDQLK is encoded by the coding sequence ATGGAATTTAATCGTATTCATTTAGTTGTATTAGACTCAGTGGGAATTGGGGAAGCACCCGATGCGGCAGCCTTTAATGACTTAGGGGCACATACTTTAGGTAATATTGCAAAAACAGCTGGCTTATCCTTGCCTAACATGGTAAAAATGGGCTTAGCAAACATTGAAATGATTGAAGGTTTAGATCCTGTGGAAGCCACCACGGGTTATTGGACCAAATTGGAAGAAGTTTCCGCTGGTAAAGACACAATGACAGGTCATTGGGAAATTATGGGTCTAAACATTCAAACACCCTTCCGTGTTTTTCCTAACGGATTTCCAGCTGAACTGATTGAAAGAATAGAAACACATACAGGTCGTAAAGTTGTAGGGAATAAGCCCGCATCTGGGACTGAAATCTTAGTGGAATTAGGTCAACATCAAATGGAAACGGGTGATTTAATTGTTTATACTTCAGCCGATTCCGTGCTTCAAATCGCCGCCCATGAAGAAATTATTCCTTTAGAGGAATTGTATGCTATTTGTGAATTTTGCCGTGAAATAACACTTGAAGACCCTTATATGATTGGTAGAATTATTGCGCGACCATATGTAGGCGAAGCCGGTAATTTTACACGGACTAGTAACCGCCACGACTATGCATTAAGTCCTTTTTCAGAAACGACGCTAGACTTCTTAAAAGAAGCGAATTATGATGTGATAGCTGTAGGGAAAATTGATGATATCTTTAATAGTCAAGGGATTACCCAAGCGGTTAGGACTAAATCCAATATGGATGGTGTCGACCAGTTGATAAAAGTAATGGATCAACCCTTTAAAGGGATAAGTTTTACCAACTTAGTAGACTTTGATGCTTTGTATGGACATCGTCGTAATCCACAAGGTTATGCGCAAGCCTTAGAGGAATTCGATCAACGTTTACCCGAAATTATTTCGCATATGCAAGACGATGATTTGTTGATACTTACGGCAGACCATGGGAATGATCCAACTTATGCTGGAACGGATCATACACGTGAATATGTTCCCATTTTAGTTTACGGACCAAAATTAACTGAACCAAAAGAATTAAATGCACGTTACTTCAGCGATATAGCAGCAACTATTTCAGAAAACTTTAAGGTAAGACAAACTGAAAATGGTCATTCATTTTTAGATCAATTAAAATAG
- a CDS encoding purine-nucleoside phosphorylase: protein MYEKTINFLKYKGMTQPEVALILGSGLGDLADQIESPITIPYIDIPDFPVATVAGHAGELVYGDLASKKVIALKGRFHYYEGYDLKTVTYPVRIFKELGVKTVVITNAAGGVNESFTPGDLMIITDHINLTGENPLIGQNIDNHGPRFVDMTETYSRRGQALLKQIGAELGIELKEGVYTWFAGPTYETPAEIKFTRTIGGDAVGMSTVPEAIVAKHCGLEVIGISCITNLAAGMQSSLNHDEVVEVSTIVKPKFKQVIEKLLINI, encoded by the coding sequence ATGTATGAAAAAACAATCAATTTTTTAAAATATAAAGGGATGACGCAACCGGAAGTCGCTCTTATTTTAGGTTCTGGTTTAGGTGATTTAGCCGATCAAATTGAATCACCTATTACAATTCCCTATATAGATATCCCCGATTTTCCTGTTGCAACGGTAGCCGGACATGCGGGTGAACTGGTTTATGGTGATTTAGCATCTAAAAAGGTTATCGCTTTGAAAGGTCGTTTCCATTATTATGAAGGCTATGATTTAAAAACAGTTACTTATCCCGTCCGTATTTTTAAAGAATTAGGCGTTAAAACGGTTGTTATTACCAATGCGGCGGGTGGCGTAAACGAATCATTTACACCAGGCGATTTAATGATTATTACGGATCATATTAATTTAACGGGTGAAAACCCACTGATTGGTCAAAATATCGATAATCATGGACCGCGTTTTGTTGATATGACCGAAACATATAGCCGCAGAGGGCAAGCTTTATTAAAACAAATTGGGGCCGAATTAGGCATTGAATTAAAAGAAGGTGTTTATACCTGGTTTGCTGGACCAACATATGAAACACCTGCTGAAATCAAATTTACACGCACGATTGGCGGTGATGCCGTCGGTATGTCAACCGTACCAGAAGCCATCGTAGCTAAGCATTGCGGGCTAGAGGTCATTGGTATTTCATGCATCACAAACCTGGCTGCCGGTATGCAATCAAGCCTAAATCACGATGAAGTCGTAGAAGTGTCAACAATTGTGAAACCCAAATTCAAACAAGTAATTGAAAAACTATTAATAAATATCTGA
- the argS gene encoding arginine--tRNA ligase: protein MQGRQLIVDTLLPLLNEHLSAEEIERMIEVPANPEHGDLAFPVYTLARTFRKAPNLIAADLVEQIDSSKFDQVVAIGPYINFLLDRNEASNETLKTILDQGSAYGSTDIGTDKNVPIDMSSPNIAKPMSMGHLRSTVIGNSVGLILEKLNYNVIRINHLGDWGTQFGKLIVAYQKWGDEAAVMADPVNELVKLYVDFHEKAEKDPTLEDEARAAFKKLEDGDPEMIRLWTWFKDESLKEFTRVYEMLDVQFDSYNGEAFYNDKMQAVVDELEEKGVSTVDNGATIVDLEAENLPPALIKKSDGATLYMTRDLATAYYRYNTYHFDQSLYVVGNEQSNHFKQLKAVLKRLGNDWADDMHHIPFGLITLNGKKLSTRKGQIVLLEKVLNEAIELAMEQIVKKNPDLENKEEVAHQVGVGAVIFHDLKTDRLNSFDFNLEEVVQFEGETGPYVQYTHARAHSILEKYNQALDDQAAFTLDDDYAWAVIKKLDDYPAIVQQAATRYEPSVIAKYVIQLAQLFNKYYGNTRILDEDEAIQSRIALVKAVTIVLKDGLGLLGIKAPNKM from the coding sequence ATGCAAGGCAGACAATTGATAGTAGATACATTATTACCCTTATTAAACGAACATTTAAGCGCTGAAGAAATTGAGCGAATGATTGAGGTGCCAGCTAATCCCGAACACGGGGATTTAGCCTTTCCCGTGTATACATTAGCTCGTACCTTCCGTAAAGCACCTAATTTAATCGCAGCTGATTTAGTTGAACAAATTGATTCATCAAAATTTGACCAAGTGGTCGCTATTGGTCCTTATATTAATTTCTTACTGGACCGTAATGAAGCATCCAATGAAACCTTAAAAACGATTTTAGATCAAGGATCAGCTTATGGTTCAACTGACATTGGGACGGATAAAAATGTTCCGATTGATATGTCATCACCCAATATTGCTAAGCCAATGTCGATGGGGCATTTAAGATCAACCGTTATTGGAAATTCAGTGGGCTTAATTTTAGAAAAATTAAATTACAATGTTATCCGCATCAATCACTTAGGGGATTGGGGAACGCAATTTGGTAAGTTAATTGTTGCCTATCAAAAATGGGGCGATGAAGCGGCTGTCATGGCTGATCCTGTGAATGAATTAGTAAAATTATATGTTGATTTCCACGAAAAAGCTGAAAAAGACCCAACCTTAGAAGATGAAGCACGCGCAGCATTCAAAAAATTGGAAGATGGCGATCCTGAAATGATTCGTTTATGGACTTGGTTTAAAGATGAATCTTTGAAGGAATTTACCAGAGTTTACGAAATGTTAGATGTGCAATTTGATTCATACAATGGTGAGGCGTTTTATAATGATAAAATGCAAGCCGTGGTCGATGAATTGGAAGAAAAAGGTGTCTCTACCGTTGACAATGGTGCCACCATTGTTGATTTAGAAGCCGAAAACCTTCCACCAGCATTAATTAAAAAGTCAGACGGTGCGACTTTATATATGACACGTGACTTAGCAACGGCTTATTATCGCTATAATACCTATCATTTTGATCAAAGCTTATATGTGGTTGGCAATGAACAATCGAACCACTTTAAACAATTAAAAGCTGTCTTAAAACGACTCGGTAATGACTGGGCGGATGATATGCATCATATTCCATTTGGTTTAATCACCTTAAACGGAAAAAAACTATCTACCCGTAAAGGGCAAATTGTCTTACTCGAAAAAGTCTTAAATGAAGCCATTGAATTGGCTATGGAACAAATCGTTAAGAAAAATCCTGATTTAGAAAATAAAGAAGAAGTTGCTCATCAAGTCGGCGTAGGTGCCGTTATTTTCCATGACTTGAAAACCGACCGCTTAAATAGTTTTGACTTCAATTTAGAAGAAGTTGTACAATTTGAAGGTGAAACAGGACCATATGTTCAATATACCCACGCACGTGCACATAGTATTTTAGAAAAATACAATCAAGCACTCGATGACCAAGCTGCTTTTACGCTTGACGATGATTATGCTTGGGCGGTTATTAAAAAACTAGATGATTACCCAGCCATTGTTCAGCAAGCTGCAACACGCTATGAGCCTTCAGTTATTGCCAAGTATGTTATTCAATTAGCTCAATTATTTAATAAATATTATGGGAATACACGTATTTTAGACGAGGATGAAGCGATTCAATCACGCATTGCCTTAGTTAAAGCTGTAACAATCGTTTTAAAAGATGGCTTAGGCTTATTAGGTATAAAAGCACCGAATAAAATGTAA
- a CDS encoding ECF transporter S component: MVKRKLSVKAMVLLSILGAWAIVLRFIDFPILPAAPFLKIDFSDLMALIGMLAYGPVGLVIVAGIRDVVNYITGGGEAGIPIGVIMSFIATLAMFLPTHFILKYTRAKRSTFTAILMSITLTASLVVSMSLINYYVALPIYTTVLNFPIDDFIAYIMSVIIPFNLIKGIILSIGQVIVIRSIVPILEKRDMLYPSYHEKVRLERPVQPSESHA, from the coding sequence ATGGTAAAAAGAAAGTTGTCGGTTAAAGCAATGGTTCTGTTGTCAATTTTAGGTGCGTGGGCAATCGTGTTACGGTTTATTGATTTTCCCATTTTACCAGCAGCCCCATTCTTAAAGATTGATTTTAGTGACTTAATGGCTTTAATTGGAATGTTAGCATATGGTCCTGTTGGTCTTGTTATTGTTGCAGGTATTCGTGATGTTGTTAACTATATCACCGGTGGTGGGGAAGCCGGGATTCCTATCGGGGTAATAATGAGTTTTATCGCCACTTTAGCCATGTTTTTACCAACCCATTTTATCTTGAAATATACGCGAGCTAAACGATCAACCTTTACAGCGATTTTAATGAGTATTACTTTAACAGCTTCATTGGTTGTATCCATGTCGCTCATTAATTACTATGTGGCTTTACCTATCTACACGACCGTTTTAAATTTCCCAATTGATGACTTTATAGCTTATATAATGTCAGTTATTATTCCTTTTAATCTTATTAAGGGAATTATTTTAAGTATCGGTCAAGTTATAGTGATACGTTCTATCGTCCCTATTTTGGAAAAACGTGATATGCTTTATCCAAGTTATCACGAAAAGGTTAGACTTGAGCGTCCGGTTCAACCATCTGAATCGCACGCGTAG